In bacterium, the DNA window ACCATTTCGTCGAGCTGGCGCATCAGGGAGTGGGCGCGCACGAGGGCGAGGCGCAGCTCCTCGCCCGCCTTGCGCAGACCCTTCGAATCAGGGCCCGACAGCTCGGCCAAGATGGTGTCCATCCGCCCGCTCAGGGAGGCGAGGTTTGTAATCGCGGATTTCAGATTCGTCTTGTTGTCGCGCAAAAGATGATCAATTCCCTGGGCCGCGCCCTGGATCGAGCCCATCGTCGCGTTGAGCCGGCCCGCAACCTGCTTGAGCGAGCCGCGCGCCTCCCCGCCCAGCGAGGCCACCTGTTTTTTCGCCTCGGCGCCGATACCGCGAAGCTCTTTTTGCAGATCCTTGCGGATGTTCGCGATCTCCGCCTGCAGGGAAGCCCCCGTTTTGTCCACGAGGGTACCGCCCTGCGCAATTATTTTTTCCAGCTCCGCGCCAACACTCTCGAGCCGCGCCAGCAGGCGGCCCACGCCAGCCAGCCGCCCCCGCGCATCCTTCACGAAAGCTGTCGAATCCCCCGCCAGCGATGCATAGGCCTGTACGGCCTTGTTGATTTCGGACAAAGAGCCGCGCGCCGCCTGCATCGTCTTGTTCACCTCCGCCGCCGCCGGCCCCATATACTTCTCCACCTGGACCGCCGCCTTGGAGATGGCGTTCAGAAAGGAGATGACCTTCTTCTCGTTCTCCGCGCTGGCGATATTTTCCATCCGCTGGACCACGCGGTTGGTCGTGGCGAGCACCTGGCGGACATTGCCGCGGATATCCGTGATCAGCCCCTTGGCTTCCTTCGAGATGACATCCGCCGTTTCGCCGAGCCCGCCGAGAACGCCGCGAAGATTGCCCGCCACGCCCTTCGCCTCGTTGATCACATCCTGAAAGCTCGACGCCTCGGTCCCGCGGATTTCGGCTCCGGAGGGAAGCAGCGGCGAATCGGGCGTCCCCAGCGAGAGCGAAAGGTACATCGAGCCGGTAAGACCCACGGCCGTCACCTGCGCCTGGCTGTTCTTGCGGATGGGCGTCCCCTTTTTGACGCTGATGGCCGCCTCCATGAGACTCGGATTTTTCTCCGATATGCCGACAAACTCCACCCGGCCGACCTTGAGACCCCCGAGGCGGACCAGGCTTCCGTTCTCCAGCCCCGCTACGTCGGAGAAGTAGACCCGGTAGATCACCTCCTCGCTGCTGATACCCAGTCCCGTCAGCAAGACCACAAAGAGTGCCAGGATCGCCAAGCCGGCGGCGACAAAGATCCCCACCTTGAGTTCGTTGCCGCTGCTTCTCGTCATGCTCAGAGCTCCCTTTTCCCGCCCGCCGTCAGATATTCGAGATACTGGCGCGGGTCCACCTTCTCATTGTCCGCCTCGCGCCGGAAGAACTGCTGGACGCGGGAATGACCGATCTTCTGCACCTCCTCCAGCTTCCCAATGGCCACAGCCTCACCCTTGAAGAGCATGAGAACGCGATCGGCGATCCTCTTGACACTCTCCATCTCATGGGTGACGACCACGATCTTCATCCCGAAGGTATCGCGCAGGCGGAGAATCAGTTCATCCAGGCCGGCGCCCGCGATCGGGTCGAGGCCCGCCGAGGGCTCATCGAAGAAAAGCACCTCCGGGTCCATGGATATGGCCCGGGCGAGCCCCGCCCGTTTTTTCATGCCGCCCGAGAGTTGGTCGGGGCGCAAGTTTTCGAATCCCGCCAAATCCACCAGCCCCAGCTTCATGCGGACCTGGATGTCGATCGTCGTCTCGGGAAGAGACGTAAACTCCCGTAGCGGGAGAGCCACATTCTCGCCCACGGTCATCGAATTAAAAAGGGCGCCGCCCTGATAGAGAACGCCCATCCGCCGCCGAATCGCCGCCCAGGAAGACTCGTCCAGCCTCACTGTTTCCTGCCCGAAAACCCGGATCGAGCCGCCCGAGGGCTCCAGCAGCCCGATAATGTGGCGCAACAGGGTGGATTTGCCGCTTCCGCTCCCCCCGAGGATGACGAAGATCTCCCCCTTGTAGATGTCGAAACTCAC includes these proteins:
- a CDS encoding MlaD family protein; its protein translation is MTRSSGNELKVGIFVAAGLAILALFVVLLTGLGISSEEVIYRVYFSDVAGLENGSLVRLGGLKVGRVEFVGISEKNPSLMEAAISVKKGTPIRKNSQAQVTAVGLTGSMYLSLSLGTPDSPLLPSGAEIRGTEASSFQDVINEAKGVAGNLRGVLGGLGETADVISKEAKGLITDIRGNVRQVLATTNRVVQRMENIASAENEKKVISFLNAISKAAVQVEKYMGPAAAEVNKTMQAARGSLSEINKAVQAYASLAGDSTAFVKDARGRLAGVGRLLARLESVGAELEKIIAQGGTLVDKTGASLQAEIANIRKDLQKELRGIGAEAKKQVASLGGEARGSLKQVAGRLNATMGSIQGAAQGIDHLLRDNKTNLKSAITNLASLSGRMDTILAELSGPDSKGLRKAGEELRLALVRAHSLMRQLDEMVSSKREDIQIFISDLRDTASNLNDFTNALRERPATLIFKPPTPPREFR
- a CDS encoding ABC transporter ATP-binding protein — its product is MAENSEAGPEKVIEVRNLETYYGERKILQDVSFDIYKGEIFVILGGSGSGKSTLLRHIIGLLEPSGGSIRVFGQETVRLDESSWAAIRRRMGVLYQGGALFNSMTVGENVALPLREFTSLPETTIDIQVRMKLGLVDLAGFENLRPDQLSGGMKKRAGLARAISMDPEVLFFDEPSAGLDPIAGAGLDELILRLRDTFGMKIVVVTHEMESVKRIADRVLMLFKGEAVAIGKLEEVQKIGHSRVQQFFRREADNEKVDPRQYLEYLTAGGKREL